From Myxococcales bacterium, the proteins below share one genomic window:
- a CDS encoding GNAT family N-acetyltransferase has protein sequence MTFSVRRATLEDAETLSALGETTFRETFGHLYPQADLEAFLPEAYGLARTRRDLTDPKKAAFLGVEDGRAVGFALVGPCELPHPEVAPGEGELKRLYLLASHQGGGRGSKLLDAALGWLEGNAKGRVWLGVWSENHGAKRLYGRRGFVEVGAYEFPVGATRDHELILRRG, from the coding sequence ATGACGTTCTCCGTTCGACGCGCGACCCTCGAAGACGCCGAGACGCTCTCGGCCCTCGGCGAGACGACCTTCCGCGAGACGTTCGGGCACCTCTACCCGCAGGCCGATCTCGAGGCCTTCTTGCCCGAAGCGTACGGCCTCGCGCGGACGCGGCGCGACCTCACCGATCCGAAGAAGGCCGCGTTCCTCGGCGTGGAAGACGGGCGGGCCGTGGGGTTTGCGCTCGTCGGCCCGTGTGAGCTGCCGCACCCCGAGGTCGCGCCGGGCGAGGGCGAATTGAAGCGCCTCTACTTGCTCGCGTCGCACCAGGGCGGCGGGCGTGGGTCGAAGCTGCTCGACGCGGCGCTCGGGTGGCTCGAGGGGAACGCGAAGGGGCGCGTGTGGCTCGGGGTGTGGTCCGAGAACCATGGGGCGAAGCGGCTCTATGGGCGGCGGGGGTTCGTCGAGGTGGGGGCTTATGAGTTTCCCGTGGGGGCGACGCGGGACCATGAGCTGATTTTGCGGCGGGGGTGA